A DNA window from Pseudomonas tohonis contains the following coding sequences:
- a CDS encoding site-specific integrase produces the protein MQMHWPKIDEVPLDPQALSSSAQEAVAGFVISGTAANTVRSYQGALNYWAAWLHLRFGLALATAPVPASVIIQFVVDHMARPLEDGAWEHLLPPAIDEALVTAGVKAKLGPLSYNTVRNRLSALGRWHRFNDWEIAAEAPAVKTLLRDARKAQVRKGAVVRKKTAAVIEPLEAMLATCTDGTRGIRDRALLLLAWSGGGRRRSEVTGLQIEDVRKLDENTWLYSLGVTKTETSGARREKPLVGRSAHALSAWLTTAPADSGPLFRRLYKGGKVSPFGLSSDQVARIVKRRAKLASLDGDWAAHSLRSGFVTEAGRQGVHLGEVMAMTEHRSVGTVMGYFQAGSLMKSRASMLLQSPPPTSDLTDSSD, from the coding sequence ATGCAGATGCATTGGCCGAAAATCGACGAAGTGCCTCTCGACCCACAGGCACTTTCGTCAAGCGCCCAGGAGGCCGTGGCGGGCTTTGTCATTAGCGGCACAGCCGCCAACACCGTGCGCAGCTACCAAGGCGCTCTTAACTACTGGGCGGCCTGGCTACATCTCCGCTTCGGCCTTGCCCTGGCGACGGCACCAGTTCCCGCGTCAGTAATCATTCAGTTTGTGGTGGACCACATGGCCCGCCCCTTGGAGGACGGCGCTTGGGAACATCTGTTGCCGCCAGCCATTGATGAGGCTCTAGTCACCGCTGGCGTAAAAGCCAAGTTGGGTCCGCTGAGCTACAACACGGTCCGCAATCGCTTGTCGGCCCTAGGCAGATGGCATCGCTTCAATGACTGGGAAATCGCGGCGGAGGCTCCAGCAGTAAAAACTTTGCTACGCGATGCGCGAAAAGCACAGGTGCGGAAGGGAGCTGTCGTGCGCAAAAAAACGGCGGCAGTGATCGAGCCACTGGAGGCCATGCTCGCGACTTGCACCGATGGGACCCGGGGCATTCGTGACCGAGCCCTCCTCTTACTGGCATGGAGTGGCGGCGGTCGCCGTCGCTCCGAAGTAACCGGGCTTCAGATCGAGGATGTGCGGAAGCTGGATGAAAACACCTGGCTTTATTCACTCGGCGTTACCAAAACCGAAACCAGCGGAGCGCGACGCGAAAAACCCCTGGTGGGACGTTCTGCGCACGCGTTGTCGGCGTGGCTCACAACAGCTCCCGCCGATTCGGGACCACTTTTTCGGCGTCTGTACAAAGGCGGCAAAGTTAGTCCCTTCGGACTATCCTCTGACCAGGTGGCTAGGATTGTTAAGCGACGAGCTAAATTGGCGTCATTGGACGGTGACTGGGCAGCACACAGCCTACGCTCAGGCTTTGTAACCGAAGCAGGGCGACAGGGTGTGCACTTAGGTGAGGTGATGGCCATGACAGAGCATCGCAGTGTCGGAACAGTCATGGGGTATTTCCAGGCCGGATCCCTTATGAAGAGCCGTGCCTCGATGCTGTTGCAGTCCCCTCCTCCCACTTCTGATCTCACGGACTCATCCGACTAG
- a CDS encoding DNA-binding protein yields MAVGVPESEVFAAADAVLARGERPTVERVRLELGRGSPARVGKLLDQWWGRLAERLNGESRLPALPGEVSQAFVAAWQQAVLLAQGIAELGLSEQRQILTAEMKRITEAEDQARQESAAYRQQADEAAAARQAIEVRLADLELLLKQRGLQIEDLQLQREGLIGERNDALEHGKGLQEKLQALQVKSEQDRVAQDAYIRKVEERAHREVDRAREERKASATQAKLVSTQLEKLQRKLDSAQADLHRSEQRIAAQEARADTLAQQLIRLSETSPLKRKPRIKRQAQPRAIKAGPQPQ; encoded by the coding sequence ATGGCGGTAGGAGTACCTGAATCGGAAGTTTTCGCAGCTGCAGATGCAGTTCTAGCTCGCGGCGAGCGGCCAACTGTCGAACGAGTTCGTCTCGAGTTGGGGCGTGGCAGCCCGGCGAGAGTGGGAAAACTACTGGATCAGTGGTGGGGACGCTTAGCCGAGCGCCTCAATGGTGAATCTCGTTTACCGGCTCTCCCTGGGGAGGTATCGCAAGCATTTGTTGCCGCTTGGCAGCAGGCAGTGCTTCTGGCTCAAGGTATTGCAGAGCTTGGTTTGAGTGAGCAGCGGCAAATTTTAACGGCTGAAATGAAGAGGATTACCGAGGCCGAAGATCAAGCCAGGCAAGAATCAGCGGCTTATCGGCAGCAGGCCGATGAAGCGGCGGCGGCACGTCAGGCCATTGAGGTTCGATTGGCTGACCTGGAGCTGCTCTTGAAGCAGCGTGGGTTGCAAATTGAGGATCTACAGCTTCAACGTGAGGGGCTGATAGGTGAACGTAACGACGCTCTAGAACACGGGAAAGGCCTGCAGGAGAAATTACAAGCTCTTCAGGTTAAGTCCGAACAAGATCGCGTTGCGCAGGATGCGTATATCCGCAAGGTAGAGGAAAGGGCTCATCGCGAAGTTGATCGCGCTCGGGAGGAGCGAAAAGCCAGTGCGACACAAGCGAAGCTAGTTAGTACCCAGCTGGAAAAGCTGCAGAGGAAGCTGGATAGTGCCCAGGCTGATCTGCATCGGTCGGAACAGCGGATTGCTGCGCAAGAGGCTCGGGCTGACACCTTGGCGCAGCAACTGATACGACTGAGCGAGACCTCGCCGCTGAAGCGAAAGCCGCGCATCAAAAGGCAGGCGCAACCTAGAGCAATTAAAGCAGGCCCCCAACCGCAGTAG
- a CDS encoding CBASS cGAMP synthase — MPNFSPLLFTTTGEACFLDGLNLTPDELADIDGARKEIRRALKADLPQALRDEGLEGEICEPRFYIQGSRAYKTLNSPCITPPQQSDIDDGVYLPLSVMREESSPKLAITLFFDAVINVLNPMCRVKGWYTERKDTCVRVTISDRAHIDLPLYVIPDTQFLLIKASMESRGYAVFDSAINSEQDSWKKVPSDKILLADRKQGWRKSDPMAMKNWFKREVQEKGDQLVRIVRYLKAFRDKQWDDKGPSSILLMAAACPLFKFVDKRDDQSLLNVVKGIPAALEKGVMSPIDPEASLTAHITKDAIAEAVEKFRDFAQHLEGAINATDPHTACRWLTRMLGDRFPYEPHRMKSNLDTLPPSMAAIAPLSGPAEPVKRTKAG, encoded by the coding sequence ATGCCAAATTTCAGTCCATTGCTGTTTACTACGACCGGGGAGGCCTGCTTCCTTGATGGGCTCAACCTAACTCCCGACGAGCTTGCTGATATCGATGGCGCTCGGAAGGAAATCAGAAGAGCCTTAAAGGCCGATCTACCCCAGGCGCTTCGTGATGAAGGCTTGGAAGGTGAGATCTGTGAACCACGGTTCTACATCCAGGGCTCGCGGGCCTACAAGACACTCAATAGTCCTTGCATAACACCACCTCAGCAGTCGGATATCGATGATGGTGTATATCTCCCCTTGAGCGTGATGCGGGAGGAGAGCAGTCCCAAGCTTGCGATCACACTGTTCTTCGATGCTGTCATCAATGTTCTTAATCCGATGTGCAGAGTTAAGGGATGGTACACCGAGCGCAAGGATACATGTGTGCGCGTCACAATTTCTGATAGGGCCCACATTGATCTTCCGTTGTATGTGATTCCCGATACCCAGTTTTTGCTGATCAAAGCTAGCATGGAAAGCCGCGGTTATGCAGTTTTCGACAGCGCGATTAATTCGGAGCAGGACAGCTGGAAAAAGGTGCCATCGGATAAAATTTTGCTGGCTGATCGCAAGCAAGGTTGGCGTAAGTCTGACCCCATGGCGATGAAAAACTGGTTCAAGCGAGAAGTTCAAGAGAAAGGGGATCAACTTGTTCGGATCGTGCGTTACCTCAAAGCGTTCCGAGATAAGCAATGGGATGACAAAGGGCCAAGCTCGATCCTTCTGATGGCTGCAGCTTGCCCACTCTTCAAATTCGTCGACAAACGCGATGATCAGTCGCTCTTGAACGTCGTGAAGGGTATTCCGGCGGCGCTGGAAAAGGGCGTCATGAGCCCTATCGACCCCGAGGCATCGCTGACTGCACACATCACCAAAGATGCTATTGCTGAAGCAGTCGAGAAGTTTCGTGATTTCGCACAGCACCTTGAGGGCGCCATCAACGCAACCGATCCACACACAGCTTGTCGTTGGCTGACTCGAATGCTAGGTGACCGGTTCCCTTATGAGCCTCACCGCATGAAGTCGAACCTCGATACGCTGCCTCCATCCATGGCTGCGATCGCGCCGCTTTCGGGACCTGCAGAACCAGTCAAGCGCACCAAGGCAGGTTAG
- a CDS encoding ThiF family adenylyltransferase codes for MSALPDVVRHMTEWGFTKIDPQPDFDWLVMAGVLKTATQGEALCEIWIDRSLELRLRVRLTPVPAHLPRLVPHLGPSGFLCYVAPGTEVVDVYDPVGQTRTSLLQATDVLEQILAGRMVEDLQEEFFLYWYGAYCIHDVERRSSGPLEMLQFSDNKMYLLTDDAERSRRKFAREGRKVEAFSSMVAMVTSSAAPRPLQTNWPPKTVEQVLDWQGELDDACRRKVRDKIIAAYREQSYGIVIVIEAQKTGYIYGFLVYDLQRNRPVDQRSTDQRLPIFDCPIEPLEMIRLDDKYVCERNIPGQTTLVGKRIGLIGCGTIGGYLAEMLMKAGAGLGGGELLLIDDDYLLPQNLGRHRLGFNRVFQDKASALADELQVSMPAVKVRPFVNKAQNVNLDGLDLIIDATGEEAFGHWLAKAASSPLLHVWIEGAGVAVRTLTKQNARQGCYRCLFEHNREGGLVSVRGGLKPIFAGQGCEGLYVPFPASVSIQAAALALEAALAWVGGKPWHALSIRLTDTNHELETTDCSPLKHPGCPVCSS; via the coding sequence ATGAGCGCCTTGCCGGACGTGGTACGTCATATGACAGAGTGGGGTTTTACCAAGATTGATCCGCAACCGGACTTCGATTGGCTCGTTATGGCTGGCGTGTTGAAGACGGCTACGCAAGGTGAAGCACTCTGTGAGATATGGATAGATCGGTCTTTGGAACTCCGCTTGAGAGTGCGGCTTACACCAGTCCCCGCCCATCTTCCGCGCTTAGTACCTCACTTAGGGCCAAGCGGTTTCTTGTGTTATGTAGCGCCAGGTACTGAGGTTGTCGATGTATATGACCCGGTAGGGCAAACACGTACGTCCTTGCTGCAAGCGACAGACGTACTTGAGCAAATTCTCGCCGGCAGGATGGTTGAGGATCTGCAAGAGGAGTTTTTCCTCTATTGGTATGGCGCCTACTGTATCCATGACGTCGAACGCCGGTCATCAGGTCCACTGGAGATGCTCCAGTTCTCTGATAACAAAATGTACTTGCTAACTGACGATGCAGAACGTAGCCGGCGAAAATTTGCCCGTGAAGGAAGAAAAGTCGAAGCATTTAGTTCAATGGTGGCGATGGTAACGTCAAGCGCGGCACCGAGGCCGTTGCAGACGAACTGGCCACCTAAAACTGTTGAGCAGGTTTTGGATTGGCAGGGTGAATTAGATGATGCTTGTCGGCGCAAGGTGCGTGACAAGATCATCGCTGCATATCGAGAGCAATCGTATGGCATCGTAATCGTTATCGAGGCTCAGAAAACTGGCTATATCTATGGCTTCCTCGTTTACGACCTGCAACGCAACCGCCCTGTAGACCAACGCTCTACTGATCAGCGACTGCCTATCTTCGACTGCCCCATTGAGCCTTTGGAGATGATTCGCCTAGATGATAAGTATGTGTGCGAACGCAATATCCCTGGTCAAACCACTCTTGTGGGTAAACGTATAGGGCTAATTGGCTGTGGCACCATTGGAGGATACCTCGCTGAAATGCTCATGAAGGCAGGAGCAGGCCTTGGAGGGGGCGAGCTCCTGCTGATCGACGATGACTATTTGCTGCCTCAGAACCTAGGTCGACATCGGTTAGGGTTCAATCGAGTTTTCCAAGACAAGGCCTCTGCACTGGCAGATGAGTTGCAGGTATCCATGCCAGCAGTGAAGGTGCGCCCATTTGTCAATAAGGCCCAAAATGTAAATCTCGATGGCCTTGACCTGATCATTGATGCAACTGGAGAGGAGGCATTCGGACATTGGCTTGCCAAGGCAGCTTCCAGCCCACTTTTGCATGTGTGGATTGAAGGAGCTGGCGTGGCTGTTCGCACGTTGACCAAGCAGAACGCCAGGCAAGGCTGCTACCGATGCTTGTTTGAACACAATCGTGAGGGCGGCTTGGTATCTGTGCGCGGTGGTTTGAAGCCGATTTTCGCAGGCCAAGGGTGCGAGGGGCTCTACGTACCGTTTCCTGCGTCCGTTTCGATCCAGGCTGCTGCCTTAGCGTTAGAGGCCGCACTTGCATGGGTTGGGGGTAAGCCATGGCACGCCCTCTCTATTCGGCTGACAGACACAAATCACGAACTGGAAACGACAGACTGCTCGCCCTTGAAGCACCCCGGATGTCCTGTATGCAGTTCGTGA
- a CDS encoding Mov34/MPN/PAD-1 family protein produces MQFVSTWTVPGTDQLVYLQQQPMEIFRRYIQEGESSTEAGGILLGHVRGEHLEIIEATEPSAWDRRFRFLFERMPCFHHRLAMKRWKESGGLIRYVGEWHTHPQNYPAPSSIDLREWQLLATGRRDGRPMLALIVGCLDLHIEYMFGSGKRRILKHY; encoded by the coding sequence ATGCAGTTCGTGAGCACATGGACGGTGCCTGGTACTGATCAACTCGTGTATCTGCAGCAGCAGCCAATGGAGATTTTTAGGCGCTACATTCAGGAGGGAGAGAGTTCGACAGAGGCAGGGGGCATTCTGCTCGGCCATGTACGTGGTGAGCACTTAGAGATAATTGAGGCCACTGAGCCCTCTGCTTGGGACAGACGCTTCAGGTTCCTTTTCGAACGCATGCCATGCTTTCACCACAGGCTCGCAATGAAGCGTTGGAAAGAGAGCGGTGGCCTGATTCGTTATGTGGGTGAGTGGCATACACATCCGCAGAATTATCCAGCGCCCTCATCGATTGATCTCCGCGAGTGGCAGCTTCTTGCAACCGGCAGACGCGATGGCCGACCTATGCTTGCACTTATTGTTGGATGCCTCGATCTGCATATCGAGTACATGTTTGGCTCTGGCAAGCGCCGCATTCTCAAACATTACTGA
- a CDS encoding bifunctional GNAT family N-acetyltransferase/nucleoside diphosphate kinase regulator, whose protein sequence is MNRPFISLCPEITRADALKLMDWLEDERVTSYLSDSRDVSRSIEQAMERTQMPILTHLFNGDGRFFMAYDRQDTPVGFVRLIKSGSCCEIVLAIGDSGKWGRNLGARTIREGMKLAFLDMRAKKLIAKIHPDNTRSLKAFLRSGFQRESETPTLHSFSMTAGRYLQLLREGAVSDATGICITEIDKARLESLLVLEEGPAVVELEHELERAMVVQPQQVARNVVTMNSRALLQLDDEEIEVALVYPEDADSRTGKHSVCSDIGAAILGYQEGDAIDWRIADRTRRIEIRKVLYQPEAAGDFHL, encoded by the coding sequence ATGAACAGGCCTTTCATTTCCCTGTGCCCTGAAATTACCCGGGCAGATGCGCTGAAGCTGATGGATTGGTTGGAGGATGAGCGCGTCACCAGCTACCTCAGCGATTCGCGGGACGTCTCCCGTTCCATCGAGCAGGCCATGGAGCGGACCCAGATGCCGATCCTGACCCATCTGTTCAACGGCGACGGACGATTCTTCATGGCCTATGACCGGCAGGACACCCCGGTGGGCTTCGTCCGTCTCATCAAGAGCGGGTCGTGTTGCGAGATCGTCCTGGCGATCGGGGACAGCGGCAAATGGGGCCGGAACCTGGGCGCCCGCACCATCCGCGAGGGCATGAAGCTGGCCTTCCTCGACATGCGGGCCAAGAAGCTCATCGCCAAGATCCACCCGGACAACACCCGTTCGCTGAAAGCCTTTCTGCGCAGCGGCTTTCAGCGCGAGAGCGAGACGCCGACATTGCATTCGTTTTCCATGACGGCGGGGCGCTATCTCCAGCTCCTGCGCGAAGGTGCCGTGAGCGACGCCACCGGTATCTGCATCACCGAGATCGACAAGGCCCGGCTCGAAAGCCTGCTAGTGCTCGAGGAAGGCCCGGCCGTCGTCGAGCTCGAACACGAACTGGAGCGAGCCATGGTCGTCCAGCCGCAACAGGTGGCGCGCAATGTCGTGACGATGAACTCCAGGGCCTTGCTGCAACTGGACGACGAGGAGATCGAAGTGGCCCTGGTCTATCCCGAGGACGCGGACAGCCGTACCGGGAAGCATTCGGTGTGTTCCGACATCGGCGCCGCCATCCTGGGTTATCAGGAGGGGGACGCCATCGACTGGCGTATCGCCGATCGGACGCGAAGGATCGAGATCAGGAAAGTGCTGTACCAGCCGGAGGCAGCGGGCGACTTCCATCTCTAG
- the ssuD gene encoding FMNH2-dependent alkanesulfonate monooxygenase, whose product MSFDVFWFLPTSGDTRFLGRSESGRPATNAYMRQIAVAADQLGYDGVLIPTGASCLDPWVTAASLVPVTQRIKLLVALRTTLGNPTATARQAASLDEASGGRLLLNVVPGGDATELAADGVFLDHDARYAASDEFLTIWRRLLQGETVDFDGEHHKVQGAQNFFPPLQKPYPPLYFGGSSVAAHELAAKHVDAYLSWGEPPAAVAEKIADVRARAAKHGRTVRFGVRLHVIVRETNEAAWAAADELISHLDDATIAAAQANYARMDSEGQRRMAALHQGRRDNLEVAPNLWAGVGLVRGSAGTALVGDPQTVAARLQEYADLGIESFVLSGYPHLEEAYRFAELVFPLLPGKGKVTTEGTFTGGAFDIRAGKERAA is encoded by the coding sequence ATGAGCTTCGACGTTTTCTGGTTCCTGCCGACTTCCGGCGATACCCGTTTCCTTGGCCGTTCCGAGAGTGGCCGCCCGGCCACCAACGCCTACATGCGGCAGATCGCCGTAGCGGCGGACCAACTCGGCTACGACGGCGTGCTGATTCCCACCGGCGCCAGTTGCCTCGACCCCTGGGTGACCGCCGCCAGCCTGGTGCCGGTCACCCAGCGCATCAAGCTGCTGGTGGCCCTGCGCACCACCCTCGGCAACCCCACCGCCACGGCCCGCCAGGCCGCGAGCCTCGACGAGGCCAGCGGCGGGCGCCTGCTGCTCAACGTGGTGCCGGGCGGCGACGCCACGGAGCTCGCCGCCGATGGCGTGTTCCTCGACCATGACGCGCGCTACGCCGCCTCGGACGAATTCCTCACCATCTGGCGCCGCCTGCTGCAGGGCGAGACCGTCGACTTCGACGGCGAGCACCACAAGGTCCAGGGCGCACAGAACTTCTTCCCGCCGCTGCAGAAGCCCTACCCGCCGCTCTACTTCGGCGGCTCCTCGGTGGCGGCCCACGAGCTCGCCGCCAAGCATGTGGACGCCTACCTGAGCTGGGGCGAGCCTCCGGCGGCGGTGGCCGAGAAGATCGCCGACGTACGGGCCCGCGCGGCGAAACACGGGCGCACGGTGCGCTTCGGCGTGCGCCTGCACGTGATCGTGCGGGAGACCAACGAGGCGGCCTGGGCCGCCGCCGACGAGCTGATCAGCCACCTGGACGACGCCACCATCGCCGCCGCCCAGGCCAACTACGCGCGCATGGATTCCGAAGGCCAGCGGCGCATGGCCGCCCTGCACCAGGGGCGGCGTGACAACCTGGAAGTGGCGCCCAACCTCTGGGCCGGCGTGGGCCTGGTACGTGGCAGCGCGGGCACCGCCCTGGTCGGGGACCCGCAGACAGTCGCCGCGCGGCTGCAGGAATACGCCGACCTGGGCATCGAAAGCTTCGTGCTCTCCGGCTACCCGCACCTGGAAGAGGCCTACCGCTTCGCCGAACTGGTGTTCCCGCTGCTGCCCGGCAAAGGCAAGGTCACCACCGAGGGCACCTTCACCGGCGGCGCCTTCGACATCCGTGCCGGCAAGGAGCGGGCCGCCTAG
- a CDS encoding LysR family transcriptional regulator: MKRHFEDIQLGSIELFCLAAEEGSFTAAALVAGVTPAAVSRSISRLEERLGTRLFQRTTRSIRLTESGRGYFEQCRQALTQLIEAERDMMGRQQEPTGQLRISIPTTYGHHRILPVLARFRERCPGVKVDIHLSNRNIDFVGEGYDLAIRVRALPDSTLIARHLEDAALVVVASPDYLARVPAPQSLEELAEHDCIQFELPSNGRRIPWLFNERGQERELLLTGNYCCSDDVLGGVTLAKHGAGLFQTYRFIVERELAEGTLVEVLPAFGGRSRPFTLLYPQGRHMPLRLRAFIEFLMACKREWNV, translated from the coding sequence GTGAAGCGCCATTTCGAAGACATCCAGCTGGGCAGCATCGAGCTGTTCTGCCTCGCCGCCGAGGAAGGCAGCTTCACGGCGGCCGCGCTGGTGGCCGGGGTCACGCCGGCGGCGGTCAGCCGCTCCATTTCGCGCCTGGAGGAGCGCCTGGGCACGCGGTTGTTCCAGCGCACGACGCGCAGCATCCGCCTTACGGAAAGCGGGCGTGGCTACTTCGAGCAATGCCGCCAGGCGCTGACCCAGCTGATCGAGGCCGAGCGCGACATGATGGGCCGCCAGCAGGAGCCGACGGGCCAGCTGCGCATCAGCATTCCCACCACCTACGGTCACCACCGCATCCTCCCGGTGCTGGCGCGCTTTCGCGAGCGCTGCCCGGGGGTGAAGGTCGACATCCACCTGAGCAACCGCAACATCGACTTCGTCGGCGAGGGCTACGACCTGGCGATCCGCGTGCGCGCGTTGCCCGATTCGACGCTGATCGCCCGGCACCTGGAAGACGCCGCCCTGGTGGTGGTGGCCAGCCCGGACTACCTGGCCAGGGTTCCGGCGCCGCAGTCCCTGGAGGAACTGGCCGAGCACGACTGCATCCAGTTCGAGCTGCCCAGCAACGGCCGACGCATCCCCTGGCTGTTCAACGAACGGGGCCAGGAGCGGGAGCTGCTGCTGACGGGTAACTACTGCTGCTCGGACGATGTGCTCGGCGGCGTGACCCTGGCCAAACACGGCGCGGGGCTGTTCCAGACCTACCGCTTCATCGTCGAGCGGGAGCTGGCGGAGGGGACGCTGGTGGAGGTGCTGCCGGCGTTCGGCGGGCGTTCGCGGCCTTTCACCCTGCTGTATCCGCAGGGCCGGCACATGCCCTTGCGCCTGCGCGCCTTCATCGAGTTCCTGATGGCGTGCAAGCGCGAGTGGAACGTCTGA
- a CDS encoding tautomerase family protein, producing the protein MPFVNVRITRDGVTREQKAQVIAEITDTLQRVLGKDPHLTHIVIEEVDTDNWGYAGITTTEYRRNPPG; encoded by the coding sequence ATGCCATTCGTCAACGTCCGCATCACCCGCGACGGCGTCACCCGCGAACAGAAGGCCCAGGTCATCGCCGAGATCACCGACACCCTGCAACGGGTCCTGGGCAAGGACCCGCACCTCACCCATATCGTCATCGAGGAAGTCGACACCGATAACTGGGGCTACGCCGGCATCACCACCACCGAGTACCGCAGGAACCCGCCCGGTTGA
- a CDS encoding cytochrome c biogenesis protein DipZ: MLLIAFIGGVLTLFSPCILPVLPLLLSRSGGSVSSTLLTLLGLASGFAALASLAAVSADWAIEASTWGRWVALVVLGSSALALLSSRVANWLSRPWLWLAERLHGQARRLPSALAAWLLGCATGLLWAPCAGPILGLVLSGAMLDGPNASTSLLLFSFGLGSATGLALAVFLGRGVLQRLRPSLRLVGWLRRGTGVAALLAVVGIASGLGPQLAGVGSSALASGLEARVLDDLPKLLEPLVGDARADERLPDLGPAPSLGGASQWLNSPPLDMQALRGKVVLVDFWTYDCINCRNSLPHVNEWAQRYADQGLVVIGVHTPEYPFERVEANVRQAIARLGIRHPVATDNQYRVWRAFDNQYWPAHYFIDARGRIRHMHAGEGRYAEQEAVIQALLKERDEAAQR; this comes from the coding sequence ATGCTGCTCATCGCCTTCATCGGTGGGGTGCTGACCCTGTTCAGCCCCTGCATTCTTCCCGTCCTGCCGCTGCTGTTGTCGCGTTCCGGCGGTTCGGTCAGCTCGACGCTGCTGACCCTGCTCGGCCTCGCCTCGGGCTTCGCCGCGCTGGCGAGCCTGGCGGCCGTTTCCGCCGACTGGGCCATCGAGGCCAGTACCTGGGGGCGCTGGGTCGCCCTGGTGGTGCTGGGCTCATCGGCGCTGGCGTTGCTTTCCAGCCGTGTCGCCAACTGGCTTTCCCGGCCCTGGCTGTGGCTGGCCGAGCGCCTGCACGGCCAGGCACGGCGGCTGCCGTCGGCGCTTGCGGCCTGGCTGCTGGGCTGTGCCACGGGCCTGCTGTGGGCGCCCTGCGCGGGGCCGATCCTCGGGCTGGTCCTCTCCGGGGCGATGCTCGATGGCCCCAATGCCTCCACCAGCCTGCTGCTGTTCAGCTTCGGCCTGGGCAGCGCGACGGGGTTGGCGCTGGCGGTCTTCCTCGGGCGCGGCGTGCTGCAACGCCTGCGGCCGTCACTGCGGCTGGTCGGCTGGCTGCGCCGCGGCACGGGCGTGGCGGCGCTGCTGGCGGTGGTCGGCATCGCCAGCGGGCTCGGCCCGCAACTGGCCGGCGTCGGCTCATCGGCCCTGGCTTCCGGTCTCGAAGCTCGGGTGCTCGATGACCTGCCGAAGCTTCTGGAGCCTCTGGTCGGCGACGCCCGCGCGGACGAGCGGCTGCCCGACCTGGGCCCCGCGCCGTCGCTGGGGGGCGCCAGCCAGTGGCTGAACAGCCCGCCGCTGGACATGCAGGCGCTGCGCGGCAAGGTGGTGCTGGTAGATTTCTGGACCTACGACTGCATCAACTGCCGCAACAGCCTGCCCCATGTGAACGAGTGGGCGCAGCGCTACGCCGACCAGGGGCTGGTGGTGATCGGGGTGCACACGCCGGAATACCCCTTCGAGCGGGTCGAGGCGAACGTGCGCCAGGCCATCGCGCGCCTGGGCATCCGGCACCCCGTGGCCACCGACAACCAGTACCGGGTGTGGCGCGCCTTCGACAACCAGTACTGGCCGGCGCACTACTTCATCGATGCCAGGGGGCGCATCCGCCACATGCATGCGGGGGAGGGGCGTTATGCGGAGCAGGAGGCGGTGATCCAGGCGCTGTTGAAGGAGCGGGATGAGGCGGCGCAACGCTGA
- a CDS encoding DUF2790 domain-containing protein, producing the protein MKSLARSAALALSLVLPLLGSGLQAAETLPVEQYHYGMQLDVQKVLALHEAPTVLCQVVEARMDYLDSQGREHRLAYLKHATACQDSN; encoded by the coding sequence ATGAAATCACTCGCCCGTTCCGCCGCCCTCGCCCTGTCGCTGGTCCTGCCGCTGCTGGGCTCCGGCCTGCAGGCGGCGGAGACCCTGCCCGTCGAGCAGTACCACTACGGCATGCAGCTGGATGTGCAGAAGGTCCTGGCGCTGCACGAGGCGCCGACCGTGCTCTGCCAGGTCGTCGAAGCCCGCATGGACTACCTGGATTCCCAGGGCCGTGAACACCGTCTCGCCTACCTGAAGCACGCCACGGCCTGCCAGGACAGCAACTGA